The Triticum aestivum cultivar Chinese Spring chromosome 3A, IWGSC CS RefSeq v2.1, whole genome shotgun sequence genome includes a region encoding these proteins:
- the LOC123058670 gene encoding uncharacterized protein isoform X1: MHLLSSPEFPKLPPLQWHTSPIPRTRCSGNDILGARRSRTEQNPDVGLVEPERPCGGRRSTATAGSSSKPSSPLVTSAAPTCPAGFLDVVASYSSATPVQVLLPALTNAVVVDPCRGKVARVPLSDVRTRASLWLSVASSQHRAAQQERRPCIYLELHQTPATIGS; encoded by the exons ATGCACCTTCTCTCTTCCCCAGAATTTCCTAAGCTTCCTCCACTCCAATGGCACACATCCCCCATCCCTCGTACTAGGTGCAGTGGCAACGACATCCTGGGGGCGCGTAGATCTAGAACGGAACAGAACCCCGACGTCGGCCTTGTTGAACCGGAGCGGCCGTGCGGTGGTCGACGATCTACTGCGACGGCTGGAAGCAGCAGCAAACCCTCGTCGCCACTAGTTACCAGCGCGGCTCCCACCTGTCCTGCTGGCTTCCTCGACGTCGTGGCCTCGTACTCCTCCGCGACCCCCGTCCAGGTTCTTTTGCCGGCTCTGACTAATGCTGTGGTCGTGGATCCCTGTAGAGGAAAGGTTGCTCGCGTCCCTCTCTCTGATGTACGGACGCGCGCGTCCCTTTGGCTGTCGGTGGCAAGCAGCCAACATAGAGCAGCACAGCAGGAACGGCGGCCGTGCATCTACCTCGAACTCCACCAAACACCAGCCACCATAG GTAGCTGA
- the LOC123058670 gene encoding uncharacterized protein isoform X2 translates to MHLLSSPEFPKLPPLQWHTSPIPRTRCSGNDILGARRSRTEQNPDVGLVEPERPCGGRRSTATAGSSSKPSSPLVTSAAPTCPAGFLDVVASGKVARVPLSDVRTRASLWLSVASSQHRAAQQERRPCIYLELHQTPATIGS, encoded by the exons ATGCACCTTCTCTCTTCCCCAGAATTTCCTAAGCTTCCTCCACTCCAATGGCACACATCCCCCATCCCTCGTACTAGGTGCAGTGGCAACGACATCCTGGGGGCGCGTAGATCTAGAACGGAACAGAACCCCGACGTCGGCCTTGTTGAACCGGAGCGGCCGTGCGGTGGTCGACGATCTACTGCGACGGCTGGAAGCAGCAGCAAACCCTCGTCGCCACTAGTTACCAGCGCGGCTCCCACCTGTCCTGCTGGCTTCCTCGACGTCGTGGCCTC AGGAAAGGTTGCTCGCGTCCCTCTCTCTGATGTACGGACGCGCGCGTCCCTTTGGCTGTCGGTGGCAAGCAGCCAACATAGAGCAGCACAGCAGGAACGGCGGCCGTGCATCTACCTCGAACTCCACCAAACACCAGCCACCATAG GTAGCTGA